Below is a genomic region from Gemmatimonadaceae bacterium.
CGCGAACGATGAAGTGCTGGCCGTGAAACCTGGCGGTGACCGGGAACAAGCGGCGCGTCAACCGGACCACGAAGTTCTTGTTAGGATCGGTGTGTTCCGTCTTGAGGAAGAGCATCTTGATCGCAGTCAGGATCAGAAAGGCTGCAAACAGGTACAGAACCCAGTGGAACTCAGCGATCAGCTTCGCCCCGAGACCGATCATCGCGCCGCGCAAGAGTAGAGCGCCCAGGATTCCCCAGAACAGCACGCGGTGCTGGTAGAGCGGCGGCACCGCGAAGAAGCTGAAGAGCATGGCGATCACGAAGATGTTGTCGACGCTGAGCGATTTCTCGACGACATAGCCGGTCAGGTACTTCTCCGTTGCGGTCGCGCCGTCGTTCGCCAGTCCATCGACGGCGTCCGCCACGGTGCCAAGGCCAAACCACTGGCCGTCGTAGGCGAAGTACACGAACACGGCAAACATCAACCCCATGGCGAGCCAGACGGCCGACCAGGCGAGGGCCTCCTTGACGCTGACGACGTGGGCTTTGCGATGAAATACGCCCAGGTCCAATGCCAACATCAGTAGGACAAACGCGATGAATGCTATCCAGATCCAGATCATTCGACGAGTTGCTCCGTCATGGACTTGAGCCGCCAATCGCGGATTTGCCAGCCTCCGGCACACTATCGAAGAAATCAACGACTCCAGTCTCCAGCGAATACTCGGCACCTACGACGAGGAGTCCACTATTCTGGACCAGCTGCTCGAGGACTTCCGATCCGTGTCGCAGATGGTTCGCTGAGGCGCGAATGTTGGCCCGAACGGCCTCCCGCACCAGAGCGTCCGGGTCGTGCCTGAGCTCTGTCGCGAGCAACGTTTCCACGGATGGCCGAATGCGGTCGACGATCGAACGCAGGTGCCGCGACTGGAAATCCGTCGGCTGCTGAAGTTTTTCCAGGGTTGCCAGGATAGCCCCGCACTGGGAGTGCCCCAGAACCACCACCAGCCGGGTACCGAACCGCGCCGCGGCGAACTCGACGCTGCCAACTTGAGAAGAAGCGACGATGTTGCCGGCCACGCGGATGACAAACAGGTCGCCCAGGCCTTGGTCGAAGACGATCTCTGCTGGGACCCGCGAGTCGGAACACCCGAGGATGATGGCGAACGGCTCCTGACCTGCCGCCAACTCGTTGCGGCGCGTCTGGCTCGTGAGTATGTCGCTGCTTCGAACGCCAGACACGAAGCGACAGTTTCCCTCTCGCAGGCGTTCGAGTGCTTCTCGCGCTGAGATCATCGACGCTTCATCCTTGTCCGCCTAGAAATTATGACTGGGCTGGCCCTCCGACGTTCACGTGGATTAGCTCCTTCGTGTTCACCGGAGTCGCCAGAGCCACATGCGACTCATGCAACCGTCGCAGTCATTCGTGGAGGACCAACCCATGTCACGCTCTATCAT
It encodes:
- a CDS encoding TerC family protein; this encodes MIWIWIAFIAFVLLMLALDLGVFHRKAHVVSVKEALAWSAVWLAMGLMFAVFVYFAYDGQWFGLGTVADAVDGLANDGATATEKYLTGYVVEKSLSVDNIFVIAMLFSFFAVPPLYQHRVLFWGILGALLLRGAMIGLGAKLIAEFHWVLYLFAAFLILTAIKMLFLKTEHTDPNKNFVVRLTRRLFPVTARFHGQHFIVRAGAPASHESEVPGAPAMPDEVVEKARPGTLLLTPLALALVMVETTDLIFAVDSIPAIFAITGDAFLVFTSNVFAILGLRSLYFALAGMVKKFRYLKVSLALVLMVVGVKMLIAEWLKIALGKHFNLYLLLVVLVILVAGVAGSLLAERRSGSRLTRM
- a CDS encoding carbonic anhydrase; its protein translation is MISAREALERLREGNCRFVSGVRSSDILTSQTRRNELAAGQEPFAIILGCSDSRVPAEIVFDQGLGDLFVIRVAGNIVASSQVGSVEFAAARFGTRLVVVLGHSQCGAILATLEKLQQPTDFQSRHLRSIVDRIRPSVETLLATELRHDPDALVREAVRANIRASANHLRHGSEVLEQLVQNSGLLVVGAEYSLETGVVDFFDSVPEAGKSAIGGSSP